The sequence GTGCCGAACCAGCGCGTGTAGTCGTAGACGTAACCGGGGACGTGCTTCCAGCCGCCGGCCTTGAGGGACTGACTGACGAAGTTGGTGCAGTCGCCGCCCGCACCGGCCCCGTTGAAGTCGGGGTAGGCAGGGTTGTAGTTCGTCCAGTGCTTCTCCGCGTACGCGGCCATCGCCCGGTAGTCGTACTCGCCGCCGGTGAGGTTCTTGGGGGCGGCCGGCGGGCGTCTCGTGATGGCGGCGCGGGGCGCGGCCGGGGTGGTCGACGTGGTCTTGGCCGCTGCGGACACGGTCTTCGGCTCGGCGAGCTGGTTGACCGCGAGGCCGCCGTCGGCGGTCTCGCGGATCTTCGTGACCTTCCAGGAGCCGTTCCTGTCGGCCTTGAAGGTCAGCTCGTGGTGAGCCTGGAAGCCGGTGGTGCCCGGCTCGCCGCCGGTGACCTTGGCGTAGGTCAGCGTGGTGTTCTCGGTGACCCGGACGACTGCGGTACGGCCCTTGACCTGGGTGCGGTCCAGGGTGACCTCGGTGCTGCCGGCGCTGTACCTCTCGCCGTTGCGCGCCAGTCGGTTCCTGCGGTCGTCGAGCTGCTTCCGGGCGGCGTGCTCGGTTCGGCCGATCCCGGAGGAGAGCTCCACCTTGCCGGACATGCCGTCGGCCTTGGCCTTCCTGCCGCTGTGGCGAGGCCGGTCGATCAGCGCGTTGGTGCGGTCGGTGAAGACCGCGTCCGCCAGTTTCTGGAAGGCGGCCTTGGTCCTGGCGTCGACCTGGGGCTCGGCTGCCGTGGACGCGCCCGCGTTCCAGGTGGGCAGCAGCGCGACCCCCGCGACGGCCGATGCGGCGGCCGCCGTGAGTATCGTCGCCCGGCGTCGTGTGTGCTTGAGTTTTCTCGACTTCACTGGCGTTCTTCCCTCTTTTCCCGGCATGGACCGCCGAGTCAAGCCGCATCTTTGCACGCCTCGTGCAGCCGGTGTGAAGGAGGCGAGGGGATTGATGCGAGGCGGTGTCCGAACCGTCACCGCAGTTGAGGGCGACGGCCGTTGGGCGTCACTTCACGACGGTGGACCAGTCCGGGGACTGGGCGGGGTCGAGGCTGCGGAGCCGCTCCAGCGTGGCGGGCTTCTGCACGTCCATCCAGTCGGCAAGTTCCTTGAAGGACACACACTTGACGTCCTTCTTGGTGCACACCTTCTCTATCATCTGGTCGACGGCCTTCATGTAGATGCCGCCGTTCCACTCTTCGAAGTGGTTACCGATGAACAGGGGCGCGCGACTCCCGTAGTAGACGCGGTTGAAGCCGGCTGTGTAGGTGTTCAGGGTCTCCTGCTGCCACGTCGGGTACATGGCCGGGTCGCCGTCGGTCTTGCCCTCGGACTGGTTGTAGAGGAAGTTGAAGTCCATGGACAGGCCCTGGTACTTGCCCCCCTCGTACGGGAGCATCTGGAGCGGGAAGTCCCATATGCCGTTCTTCTTCCGCGGCCATATCTGGAAGTCGCCGGCGGAGCTGGCGTCGTAGCGCCAGTCGTAGCTCTTGGCGGCCTTGAGGAGGTTGGCCTGGCCTTCGAGACAGGGAGCGCGGCCGCC is a genomic window of Streptomyces sp. YPW6 containing:
- a CDS encoding amidase domain-containing protein gives rise to the protein MKSRKLKHTRRRATILTAAAASAVAGVALLPTWNAGASTAAEPQVDARTKAAFQKLADAVFTDRTNALIDRPRHSGRKAKADGMSGKVELSSGIGRTEHAARKQLDDRRNRLARNGERYSAGSTEVTLDRTQVKGRTAVVRVTENTTLTYAKVTGGEPGTTGFQAHHELTFKADRNGSWKVTKIRETADGGLAVNQLAEPKTVSAAAKTTSTTPAAPRAAITRRPPAAPKNLTGGEYDYRAMAAYAEKHWTNYNPAYPDFNGAGAGGDCTNFVSQSLKAGGWKHVPGYVYDYTRWFGTADIQSHSFVGVNEWSWFAQNSERTTSLANVYQMDVGDVLQVDFDKDGSKDHTMIVTSRRNGVPYLTYHSTNTLRRSVTSIISSYPNAAYYAYRT